A window from Diachasmimorpha longicaudata isolate KC_UGA_2023 chromosome 5, iyDiaLong2, whole genome shotgun sequence encodes these proteins:
- the LOC135162649 gene encoding putative sodium-dependent multivitamin transporter, protein MEDPNSASPDEGFLHWPDWLAIGVMLAASAAIGVYYRFTGGKQKTAEEYFTANHSTGVGLLSIAMMVAFLSAISLLGSSGENYTYGCIFNLIYGGLGFGTPIVAYFYLPVFWELQVMSVFEYLERRFGVTARLVASLANFLQTSLYTGVVIYAPSLALEATTGLNGTTSILLIGLICTFYSTIGGIKAVIITDLIQGALMYICVFCVIGVALSEIDGGVAKVIEVSSEGGRINFFNFHVDPTERHTFWSLSIGGTFFFLSLYATSQVQVQRMLTAKSIGDARKALFINIPLTLSLTSTVSFSGLVLYTYYHDCDPVLAGKIKSHDMIMPYFAKERMTKIPSLTGIFISGVFSASLSTVSAVLNSLAAIALSDYVKPIMRKLGKELPDNKAAFYGKMLALSIGFLSLAVAFLASTLGSLIQAVTAVHGAIGGPILGLFTLGMFFEDANETGAVVGTIFALAFNMWVAFSPKPAPIKLPLSIEGCPNSTLIHPTTPIPIIDDSSFLYIHRLSYLWYTPIGLFVGIVAGYIASLVVRRFSKVPISPPDPSLFTPLIAARIRRRCDKEPTTGSQVFVLDTKKFDNTDS, encoded by the exons ATGGAG GATCCAAATTCAGCTAGTCCCGATGAAGGATTTCTTCATTGGCCCGATTGGTTGGCAATTGGAGTGATGTTGGCTGCATCAGCAGCAATCGGTGTCTACTACCGTTTCACCGGAGGCAAACAAAAAACAGCAGAG GAGTACTTCACAGCTAATCACTCGACAGGAGTTGGATTATTATCAATAGCCATGATGGTGGCATTTCTATCAGCAATTTCTTTGCTAGGCTCAAGCGGTGAAAACTACACATACGGATGTATTTTCAATCTCATCTACGGTGGACTGGGTTTTGGTACACCAATTGTCGCTTATTTCTATCTCCCTGTTTTCTGGGAACTTCAAGTGATGAGTGTCTTTGAG TATTTAGAACGACGGTTTGGTGTCACTGCCAGGCTAGTTGCCAGTCTAGCTAATTTTCTGCAGACGAGTTTATACACTGGTGTTGTCATTTATGCTCCATCACTAGCCCTTGAAGCTACCACTGGATTGAATGGAACCACCAGTATTCTACTAATCGGGCTAATTTGCACCTTCTATTCAACAATTGGTGGAATCAAGGCTGTAATCATCACTGATCTTATTCAAGGTGCCCTCATGTACATCTGTGTCTTCTGCGTAATTGGTGTTGCACTGAGTGAGATTGATGGTGGTGTTGCTAAAGTTATTGAAGTATCCTCGGAGGGTGGCCGAATTAATTTCTTCAA CTTTCACGTTGATCCCACAGAGCGACACACCTTCTGGTCCCTCAGTATTGGAGgtacatttttctttctctcactATACGCAACCAGTCAGGTGCAAGTTCAACGTATGTTGACAGCCAA ATCAATTGGCGACGCAAGAAAGGCATTGTTCATCAATATCCCCCTGACACTATCACTCACTTCAACAGTATCATTCTCCGGTCTGGTATTGTACACGTATTATCATGATTGTGATCCTGTACTCGcgggaaaaattaaatctcaCGACATGATAATGCCATATTTTGCCAAAGAACGTATGACAAAAATACCGAGTCTCACTGGTATATTCATATCTGGTGTATTCAGTGCTAGTTTGAGTACAGTATCAGCTGTTTTAAATTCTCTCGCGGCAATTGCATTATCAGACTATGTCAAACCAATAATGCGAAAGTTGGGAAAGGAATTGCCGGATAATAAAGCAGCATTCTATGGGAAAATGCTTGCACTGTCTATTGGATTCTTGAGTTTGGCTGTTGCTTTTCTCGCTTCAACACTTGGAAGTTTGATTCAGGCTGTTACCGCTGTGCATGGAGCCATTGGAGGTCCTATTCTCGGATTATTCACACTAGGAATGTTCTTTGAAGATGCCAATGAAACTGGCGCTGTTGTGGGCACTATATTTGCTCTTGCCTTCAATATGTGGGTGGCATTCTCACCAAAGCCAGCACCCATCAAATTGCCGTTGTCCATTGAAGGATGCCCTAATTCAACGCTTATTCATCCGACAACTCCAATTCCAAT TATTGATGATTCGTCATTTCTCTACATCCATCGTCTCTCCTACCTCTGGTACACTCCAATAGGGCTATTTGTAGGTATCGTTGCAGGATATATTGCAAGTCTCGTTGTCAGAAGATTCTCCAAAGTCCCAATTTCACCACCCGATCCGAGCCTATTTACTCCGTTAATCGCCGCCCGAATTCGTAGAAGATGCGATAAAGAACCCACAACTGGCAGTCAAGTATTTGTACttgacacaaaaaaatttgacaaCACTGATTCGTGA
- the LOC135162650 gene encoding putative sodium-dependent multivitamin transporter, which yields MNGDSDLGGGELQWADWLTIGIMLAISAGIGIYYRFSGGRQKTAEEYFAADRSTGVSMIAIAMMVACFSAISLLGTTGEVYSNGAIFIVLFFGILTGTPIIAYLYLPVFYELKTLSVFEYLEKRFGQTARLTASLSSFIQYILFNGVVIYAPSLALEATTGLNGTMSILLIGFICTFYSTIGGIKAVIITDLLQAILMFACAYSVIGVAASELDGGLWGVWASAQNGERLNFNHFEWDPTVRHSWMSLSIGGMFWFLIMFATSQVQVQRMMTAKSLGAARKAIILNAILSISLMSVVVFSGLVLYAYYKDCDPVRAGKIKSYDMIMPYFAKDRMTRIPGLTGLFISGIFSASLSTVSAMLNSLAAMALSDYLKPLFRRCGTELDDNKAATYGKIMALLIGIMSLGVAFLASTMGSLLQVAVAINAAIGGPLLGFFTLGMFFESANEIGAVVGLLLALMCSLVTAFSAKPLTLVLPMSIDKCINATLISTSRTPTDDSSTYFIMNRLSYLWYPPLGWNMAVTFGSIASFIVSKCSKVSPPILDPSLFTPFLAARIRRRREKEAAEGSQVFVLDTKSFDREAI from the exons ATGAAT GGTGATAGCGATTTGGGTGGAGGTGAGCTTCAGTGGGCGGATTGGTTGACCATTGGAATTATGCTGGCCATATCGGCAGGCATCGGTATTTACTATCGGTTCTCCGGGGGCAGACAGAAGACCGCTGAG GAGTATTTTGCAGCTGATAGATCAACTGGTGTATCCATGATCGCGATAGCCATGATGGTTGCATGCTTCTCAGCAATATCTCTTCTTGGAACCACCGGTGAAGTTTACAGTAATGGAGCTATTTTTATTGTGTTGTTCTTTGGAATTTTGACAGGCACGCCGATCATCGCTTATCTCTATCTTCCAGTTTTTTATGAACTTAAAACTCTCAGTGTTTTCGAG TATTTAGAGAAACGATTTGGCCAGACTGCCCGACTCACTGCCAGCCTATCATCCTTCATTCAGTATATTCTGTTCAATGGAGTTGTCATATATGCGCCTTCATTGGCATTGGAAGCAACAACAGGGCTTAATGGAACAATGAGTATTCTCCTCATCGGTTTTATCTGCACCTTCTACTCTACCATTGGCGGCATCAAGGCTGTCATCATTACTGACCTCTTGCAGGCTATTCTCATGTTTGCCTGTGCCTATAGCGTTATTGGTGTAGCTGCCAGTGAACTCGATGGCGGATTGTGGGGTGTGTGGGCTAGTGCGCAGAATGGGGAGCGACTTAATTTTAATCA ttttGAATGGGATCCAACGGTTCGACACAGTTGGATGTCGCTATCCATAGGCGGAATGTTCTGGTTCCTCATTATGTTCGCAACTAGCCAGGTCCAAGTACAGCGTATGATGACAGCCAA ATCACTGGGAGCCGCTCGCAAGGCCATCATCCTCAACGCTATCCTGTCAATTTCTCTGATGTCCGTTGTAGTATTCTCAGGCCTCGTCCTTTACGCATATTACAAAGACTGTGATCCGGTTAGAGCCGGTAAAATAAAATCCTACGATATGATAATGCCATATTTTGCGAAAGACCGGATGACGAGGATACCAGGCCTCACTGGACTCTTCATATCGGGAATATTCAGTGCAAGTTTGAGCACCGTATCCGCTATGCTTAATTCACTGGCTGCGATGGCACTCTCGGATTATCTCAAACCCCTATTTCGTAGGTGTGGCACTGAATTGGATGACAATAAAGCAGCTActtatggaaaaataatggCACTCCTCATTGGTATCATGAGTTTGGGTGTTGCATTTCTTGCATCCACAATGGGTTCTTTACTTCAGGTGGCTGTTGCCATTAATGCAGCTATTGGGGGTCCACTTCTTGGATTTTTCACCCTTGGAATGTTCTTTGAATCGGCTAATGAAATCGGAGCTGTTGTTGGATTATTATTAGCATTGATGTGCAGTCTGGTTACGGCTTTTTCAGCGAAACCCCTCACTCTGGTTCTACCCATGTCCATTGATAAATGCATCAATGCTACGTTGATCAGCACATCACGAACTCCAAC GGATGATTCCTCCACGTACTTCATTATGAATCGGCTCTCCTATCTGTGGTATCCACCACTAGGTTGGAATATGGCGGTTACTTTTGGATCCATAGCTAGTTTCATCGTTTCAAAATGCTCAAAGGTCTCACCACCAATTTTAGATCCCAGCCTATTTACACCATTTCTTGCAGCCAGGATTCGTCGACGAAGGGAGAAGGAGGCGGCTGAGGGAAGCCAGGTGTTTGTTCTTGATACTAAGAGTTTTGATAGGGAAGCGATATGA